The region GCTTCGTCTCCAACCGGGTTTTGATGCTGACCATCAACGAGGCCATCTGGGTGGTGATGGATCAGGTCTCGCCGGCGGAGGATGTGGACCGCCTGTTCAAGACCTGTTTCGGTCACAAGATGGGGCCGCTGGAGACCGGTGACCTCATCGGCCTGGACACCATTCTCGATTCCCTGGTGGTGCTCCATGAAAGCTATGGGGACGACAAATTCCGCCCTTGTCCGCTGCTGGTGAAGATGGTGGACGCCGGGCTCCTGGGCCGCAAGAGCGGCAAGGGTTTTTACGATTACGGCGTTCAGATCTGAGCCGCCCCAACCATTCTCGAAGAAAGAAATTCCATGGAAGCACGCAAGGAAAAGATCAAGACCTTTTTGGCCCGGTTCTTCAGCAACCACGAGCTCCAGGACGACGAGGACATCTTCGCCCTGGGCTTCGTCAACTCCCTGCTGGCGATGCAGCTGGTGCAATTCGTCGAGAAAGAGTTCGGAGTGACGGTGGAGGACGAAGACCTGGACCTGGACAACTTCCGCACCGTCAACGCCATCGACGGCCTGGTGGGTCAGAAGCTCACCGCCGGCGCCCAGGCCTGAGGAGAGTCGCTTGAGCCCCACCCAGACCCCCACCGAGGCCGACCAGGGCACGGCAGACACCGGTATGCCAAACACCGGTATGCACGTCGAGCTGAGCGACGCCCAGCGCCAGGCCCGCCGTGAGTTCCGGGCCTTCGTGGACG is a window of Acidobacteriota bacterium DNA encoding:
- a CDS encoding acyl carrier protein; the protein is MEARKEKIKTFLARFFSNHELQDDEDIFALGFVNSLLAMQLVQFVEKEFGVTVEDEDLDLDNFRTVNAIDGLVGQKLTAGAQA